In Bradyrhizobium sp. 1(2017), one DNA window encodes the following:
- a CDS encoding glycosyltransferase family 39 protein, with product MLELRTLTPPPKSGKSAAVTIAPDISARPDGAERRLIVIALLVIAAMTVLRIVYASAIELRTDEAYYWTWSKETALSFLDHPPGIAWLIRFGTAIFGDTAFGVRFGGIVAMLVTQLLLADIVRRLTHDTRAVMFAVLMPEAALYYGLLMAKVAPDVAMIPFAVAMMWSLVRLAQGGDGRWWLAAGLFAGLSMLSKFTAIMFAPAIAAFLLVPDWRWRWLRSPYPYLAVLVAITVFSPVLIWNAQHDWASFRFQGVRATANYGVSLRTIGDYIGLQFGLVGFVMLPVVLTGLVLTAWRGYRTREPVAILLSTAVLVPFLYFFFKSLTLRVGDTWPMFMWPVGFAAAAINLTTMAKEGWSARMLRSSLFWANTAVVSGIAFVVIVFLYYVAAPWNFLGKIDPIGAEAGYGQVAARAQAALDETGATWIATTDYRTYAMMRWLFRGRVPVVEINERGRFQDFRDPGMDKIKGHAGIYVGREPDNRSSLWENIPAKREQLGEVERSWRGRVMDTYVLEKLTGWTPELSPPKDSPLFLWRVLAGEFDARMHS from the coding sequence ATGTTGGAACTCCGCACATTGACTCCCCCCCCCAAGTCGGGGAAAAGCGCGGCCGTGACGATCGCTCCCGACATCTCCGCGAGGCCAGACGGCGCCGAACGCCGTCTCATCGTGATCGCCTTGCTCGTCATCGCCGCGATGACCGTGCTGCGCATCGTCTATGCCTCCGCGATCGAGCTGCGCACCGACGAGGCCTATTACTGGACCTGGTCGAAGGAGACGGCGCTCAGCTTCCTCGATCATCCGCCGGGCATCGCCTGGCTGATCCGCTTCGGCACGGCGATCTTCGGCGACACTGCGTTCGGCGTCCGCTTCGGCGGCATCGTCGCAATGCTGGTGACGCAGCTTCTGCTCGCGGACATCGTCCGTCGCCTGACGCATGATACGCGCGCCGTGATGTTTGCGGTGCTGATGCCGGAGGCCGCGCTCTATTACGGCCTGCTGATGGCCAAGGTCGCGCCCGATGTCGCCATGATCCCGTTTGCGGTGGCGATGATGTGGTCGCTGGTGCGGCTGGCGCAGGGCGGCGATGGCCGCTGGTGGCTCGCGGCCGGCCTGTTCGCAGGCCTCTCGATGCTGTCGAAGTTCACCGCGATCATGTTTGCGCCCGCAATTGCCGCCTTTCTGCTGGTGCCGGATTGGCGGTGGCGCTGGCTGCGCAGTCCTTACCCCTATCTCGCCGTGCTGGTCGCGATAACGGTGTTCTCGCCGGTGCTGATCTGGAACGCGCAGCATGACTGGGCCTCGTTCCGCTTCCAGGGCGTGCGCGCCACCGCCAATTACGGCGTCTCGCTGCGCACGATCGGCGATTACATCGGCCTGCAATTCGGCCTGGTCGGCTTCGTCATGCTGCCGGTGGTGCTGACCGGGCTGGTGCTGACGGCGTGGCGCGGCTATCGCACGCGCGAGCCGGTCGCGATCCTGCTCTCGACCGCGGTGCTGGTGCCGTTTCTCTATTTCTTCTTCAAGTCGCTGACGCTTCGTGTCGGCGACACCTGGCCGATGTTCATGTGGCCGGTTGGATTTGCCGCCGCCGCCATCAACCTCACGACGATGGCGAAGGAGGGATGGTCGGCCCGGATGCTCAGATCGTCGCTGTTCTGGGCCAACACGGCGGTGGTCTCGGGCATCGCCTTCGTCGTCATCGTGTTCCTCTACTACGTCGCCGCGCCCTGGAATTTCCTCGGCAAGATCGATCCGATCGGCGCCGAAGCCGGCTACGGGCAGGTCGCCGCGCGTGCGCAGGCCGCGCTCGACGAGACCGGCGCGACCTGGATCGCGACCACGGACTACCGCACCTACGCCATGATGCGCTGGCTGTTCCGCGGCCGCGTGCCCGTCGTCGAGATCAACGAGCGCGGCCGCTTCCAGGATTTCCGCGATCCCGGCATGGACAAGATCAAGGGCCACGCCGGCATCTATGTCGGCCGCGAGCCGGACAATCGTTCGTCGCTGTGGGAGAACATTCCGGCGAAGCGCGAACAGCTTGGCGAGGTCGAACGAAGCTGGCGCGGCCGCGTGATGGACACGTATGTGCTCGAAAAGCTGACCGGCTGGACCCCGGAGCTGTCGCCGCCGAAGGACTCGCCGCTGTTTTTATGGCGGGTGCTGGCAGGGGAATTCGACGCGAGAATGCACAGCTAG